One Acutalibacter muris DNA window includes the following coding sequences:
- the xylB gene encoding xylulokinase — MEYIIGVDLGTSGTKTVLFDRECSVIASATVEYPLYQPENGWAEQEPGDWWRAAAATIEQVIRKSRVDPADIKGVGLSGQMHGLVMLGKEGNVLRRSIIWCDQRSGRQCGEITEKVGRERLIEITANPALTGFTAAKLLWVRENEPDIYKKCAHILLPKDYVRYMLTGEFATEVSDASGMQLLDVPNRRWSDEVLTKLDIDPKLLGKVYESPEVTGTVTQGAAQMTGLRPGTPVVGGAGDNAAAAVGTGVVTDGMAFTTLGTSGVVFAHTDKLSIDPRGRVHTFCCAVPGAWHVMGVTQGAGLSLKWFRDNFCYSEIVSAQGLSIDPYVLLDHQAELSPVGCNKLFYLPYLMGERTPHLDPDCRGVFFGLSAMHVRSDLLRAVMEGVAYSQRDSLEVLREMGITASQMLACGGGGTSPLWRQMLADVYDCPVQTVKSKEGPALGAAVLAGVGAGLYPSVQEACARLIKVNPPQEPIKENAEKYEKLYKVYTGLYPALRDNFKQLAELEL; from the coding sequence ATGGAATATATCATAGGCGTGGATCTGGGCACCAGCGGCACAAAGACCGTGCTTTTCGACCGGGAGTGCAGTGTGATTGCCAGCGCCACGGTGGAATACCCCCTGTATCAGCCGGAGAACGGCTGGGCCGAGCAGGAGCCCGGGGACTGGTGGAGGGCTGCGGCGGCCACTATAGAGCAGGTAATACGAAAAAGCCGGGTGGATCCGGCAGATATCAAGGGCGTGGGGCTCTCCGGGCAGATGCACGGCCTTGTGATGTTGGGCAAGGAGGGCAACGTGCTGCGCCGCTCCATCATCTGGTGCGACCAGCGCAGCGGCAGGCAGTGCGGCGAAATAACCGAAAAGGTGGGCCGTGAGCGGCTCATCGAGATAACCGCGAACCCGGCGCTTACGGGCTTTACCGCCGCCAAGCTCCTCTGGGTCCGAGAGAACGAGCCGGATATTTATAAAAAATGCGCCCATATACTTCTCCCAAAGGACTATGTGCGCTATATGCTCACCGGGGAGTTCGCCACAGAGGTGTCGGACGCCTCGGGTATGCAGCTTTTGGATGTGCCGAACCGCCGCTGGAGCGACGAGGTGCTCACAAAGCTGGACATAGACCCGAAGCTTCTGGGCAAGGTCTACGAGTCCCCGGAGGTCACCGGGACCGTGACCCAGGGGGCCGCGCAGATGACCGGCCTGCGCCCGGGCACCCCCGTGGTGGGCGGCGCCGGGGACAACGCGGCCGCGGCCGTGGGCACGGGCGTGGTGACGGACGGCATGGCCTTCACCACCCTTGGCACCTCCGGCGTGGTGTTCGCCCACACGGACAAGCTCTCCATCGACCCCAGGGGCAGGGTGCACACCTTCTGCTGCGCGGTGCCCGGGGCCTGGCACGTGATGGGCGTAACCCAGGGGGCGGGGCTTTCGCTCAAATGGTTTAGGGACAACTTCTGCTACTCTGAGATAGTCTCGGCCCAGGGTCTCTCCATCGACCCATACGTGCTTTTGGACCACCAGGCGGAGCTCTCGCCGGTGGGCTGCAATAAGCTTTTCTACCTGCCATACCTGATGGGGGAGCGCACCCCGCACCTGGATCCGGACTGCCGGGGGGTGTTCTTCGGCCTGTCGGCCATGCACGTGAGAAGCGACCTTTTGCGGGCCGTCATGGAAGGCGTGGCCTACTCCCAGAGGGACAGCCTGGAGGTCCTTCGCGAGATGGGCATAACGGCAAGCCAGATGCTCGCCTGCGGCGGTGGGGGGACCTCGCCGCTTTGGCGGCAGATGCTGGCGGACGTGTACGACTGCCCGGTGCAGACGGTCAAGTCAAAAGAGGGCCCGGCCCTGGGCGCGGCTGTCTTAGCCGGAGTGGGCGCGGGGCTGTACCCCTCGGTGCAGGAGGCCTGTGCCCGGCTCATAAAGGTCAACCCGCCCCAGGAGCCGATTAAGGAGAACGCCGAAAAATATGAGAAGCTCTATAAGGTCTACACCGGGCTGTACCCGGCGTTAAGGGACAATTTCAAGCAGCTGGCAGAGCTGGAATTATAA
- a CDS encoding phospho-sugar mutase has translation MTEFERWLAQDLDDRDLTAELESVKDKPEEINDRFYRDLEFGTGGLRGVIGAGTNRMNVYTVRKATQGMANYLLKHADGKPQSVAIAHDSRIKGVAFAQQSAAVLAANGIKAYLYPQLMPTPALSFAVRHLKCDAGICVTASHNPAKYNGYKAYGSDGCQVTADMADGIMNEINSLDIFADVKKLDFQEGIDKGLIEYIGEETVDAFIDSVYAENLKVDASNLELVYTPLNGSGLMCVKRILDRIGVKDVTVVPEQENPDGNFPTCPYPNPEIREALQKGLELCEKVQPDLLLATDPDCDRVGIAVNQKGEYVLMTGNEVGIMLLDFIARVKKEQGKLPAHPVAVTTIVSTDMVDPIAKEYGVELRRCLTGFKYIGDIIAELEEKEGSADSYLLGFEESYGYLSGGYVRDKDAVDGSMLICQMAAYYKGKGMTLVEAMNALYEKYGYYKNDLMNFGFEGEDGMKTMNGIMDKLRNDPPAEIAGTKVTGRSDYKTSQSYGDKEGVIDLPKSNVLEYRLEDGCKLIVRPSGTEPKIKIYLSGKGATRADSEAVIQKMKDAVPALLGI, from the coding sequence ATGACAGAGTTTGAGAGATGGCTCGCCCAGGACCTGGACGACAGGGACCTTACCGCCGAGCTGGAGTCCGTCAAGGATAAGCCCGAGGAGATAAACGACCGCTTTTACCGGGACCTGGAATTCGGCACCGGGGGTCTAAGGGGCGTTATCGGCGCGGGCACCAATCGCATGAACGTCTACACCGTGCGCAAGGCCACCCAGGGCATGGCAAACTACCTTTTAAAACACGCAGACGGCAAACCCCAGTCCGTAGCCATTGCCCACGACAGCCGGATTAAGGGCGTGGCCTTCGCACAGCAGTCCGCGGCGGTGCTGGCTGCCAACGGCATAAAGGCGTACCTCTATCCCCAGCTGATGCCCACACCGGCCCTGAGCTTCGCCGTGCGGCACCTGAAGTGCGACGCTGGCATCTGTGTCACCGCCAGCCATAACCCCGCCAAGTACAACGGCTATAAGGCCTATGGCTCCGACGGCTGCCAGGTGACGGCGGACATGGCAGACGGCATTATGAACGAGATAAACTCCCTGGACATCTTCGCGGACGTGAAGAAGCTGGATTTCCAGGAGGGCATAGACAAGGGACTTATAGAGTATATCGGCGAGGAGACCGTGGACGCGTTTATCGACAGCGTCTATGCTGAGAATCTGAAGGTGGACGCGTCAAATCTGGAGCTGGTCTATACTCCCCTCAACGGCAGCGGATTGATGTGCGTTAAGCGCATACTTGACAGGATAGGCGTGAAGGACGTGACGGTGGTTCCCGAGCAGGAGAACCCGGACGGAAACTTCCCCACCTGCCCTTACCCGAACCCGGAAATCCGGGAAGCGCTGCAGAAGGGCCTTGAACTCTGCGAAAAGGTACAGCCGGACCTGCTCCTGGCCACAGACCCCGACTGCGACCGGGTGGGCATAGCCGTGAACCAGAAGGGCGAGTATGTGCTCATGACCGGCAACGAGGTGGGCATAATGCTCCTGGACTTTATTGCCCGAGTGAAGAAGGAGCAGGGAAAGCTGCCCGCCCATCCCGTGGCCGTGACCACCATCGTCAGCACCGACATGGTGGACCCCATTGCCAAGGAGTACGGCGTGGAGCTTAGAAGGTGCCTTACCGGCTTCAAGTATATCGGCGACATTATAGCTGAGCTTGAGGAGAAGGAGGGCAGCGCCGACAGCTATCTCCTGGGCTTTGAGGAGAGCTATGGATACCTCTCCGGCGGCTATGTGCGCGATAAAGACGCTGTGGACGGCAGTATGCTCATCTGCCAGATGGCGGCCTACTATAAGGGCAAAGGTATGACACTGGTGGAGGCCATGAACGCCCTTTACGAGAAGTACGGCTACTATAAGAACGACCTGATGAACTTCGGTTTCGAGGGCGAGGACGGCATGAAAACCATGAACGGCATCATGGATAAGCTTCGCAACGACCCGCCCGCTGAGATTGCCGGTACGAAGGTAACGGGCCGCAGCGACTATAAGACCTCCCAGTCCTATGGGGACAAGGAGGGTGTGATAGACCTGCCAAAGTCCAACGTGCTGGAGTACCGCCTGGAGGACGGCTGCAAGCTTATCGTGCGCCCCTCGGGCACCGAGCCGAAGATAAAGATATACCTCTCCGGCAAGGGCGCCACCCGCGCGGACAGTGAAGCTGTCATACAGAAGATGAAGGACGCCGTGCCGGCTCTGCTGGGCATCTGA
- a CDS encoding ComEC/Rec2 family competence protein, giving the protein MNRKKAKYTLGPVGGLVLLIVLFLLSSRINLGGAPEGVDSVPLPEGGTAEPLQVYFLDVGQGDSELIRLPGETGYFNMLIDTGEYKYADGLTDYLKGLGIERLDALVCTHPHTDHMGCMARIVQRFEIGAIYMPLMPEDKAPTTAAYEKLLDAVLDKGLTINQLHEDAIIESPPGSQFQVMSPRVDADWEGANNYSAVIRLVYGQSSFLFTGDAEEESEEIILEDGYMLRSDVLKCGHHGSSTSTSDEFLEAVDPLYAVISCEAGNRYGHPHRETVKKLEDKNITTYRTDRDGTILAESTGGSIDFTTGLDSVKGRED; this is encoded by the coding sequence ATGAACAGAAAAAAGGCAAAGTACACCTTGGGCCCCGTGGGCGGGCTTGTGCTGCTGATAGTCCTGTTCCTGCTCTCCAGCCGGATAAACCTGGGCGGCGCGCCGGAGGGAGTAGACTCAGTTCCCCTGCCGGAGGGCGGTACAGCGGAACCGCTGCAGGTCTACTTCCTGGACGTGGGCCAGGGGGACAGCGAGCTCATACGCCTCCCCGGAGAGACCGGCTACTTCAATATGCTGATAGACACCGGCGAGTACAAGTATGCCGACGGGCTTACGGATTATTTAAAGGGTCTGGGCATAGAACGCCTGGACGCGCTGGTTTGCACCCACCCACACACGGACCATATGGGCTGCATGGCGCGGATAGTCCAGCGCTTTGAGATAGGGGCCATATATATGCCCCTGATGCCCGAGGACAAGGCCCCCACCACCGCCGCCTATGAGAAGCTTCTGGACGCGGTCCTGGACAAGGGGCTGACCATAAACCAGCTGCACGAGGACGCCATAATCGAGTCGCCTCCCGGCTCACAGTTCCAGGTCATGTCTCCCAGGGTGGACGCGGACTGGGAGGGGGCCAACAACTATTCGGCAGTGATACGCTTAGTGTACGGCCAGAGCTCCTTCCTGTTCACCGGCGACGCGGAGGAGGAGAGCGAGGAGATAATCCTGGAGGACGGATATATGCTGCGCTCGGACGTACTTAAATGCGGGCACCACGGCTCGTCGACCTCCACCTCCGACGAGTTTCTGGAGGCCGTTGACCCTCTTTACGCAGTCATAAGCTGTGAGGCCGGCAACCGCTACGGCCACCCACACCGGGAGACCGTAAAGAAGCTGGAGGATAAAAATATAACCACCTACCGCACGGACAGGGACGGCACAATACTGGCCGAGAGCACCGGCGGCAGCATAGACTTCACCACGGGCCTTGACTCTGTGAAGGGGAGGGAGGACTGA
- a CDS encoding YczE/YyaS/YitT family protein, translating to MESFFERFKGRHMIKRTLIMLLAVIIMGMGVGFFMHAAMGSDPFSTLNLGVSSKLGLSFGLWQAIFNAILLVVIVFVDRSKLGIGTIGNMLLVGFSADIMSGLLTNVLPPAEELGIIPRVLLTVLGVLMQLIGCSFYVTCDLGMAPYDCISYLVPERTRIPFRWWRILTDVICVGTGFACGAAIGIGSLIMAFGTGPLLPIFNRYLAAPVVGRSIEK from the coding sequence ATGGAGAGCTTTTTTGAGCGCTTTAAGGGCCGGCACATGATAAAGCGCACGTTGATAATGCTGCTGGCCGTGATAATAATGGGCATGGGGGTGGGCTTCTTCATGCACGCGGCCATGGGCTCGGACCCCTTCTCTACCCTGAACCTGGGGGTTAGCTCCAAGCTGGGGCTGAGCTTCGGGCTCTGGCAGGCCATATTCAACGCCATACTTTTGGTGGTCATCGTCTTTGTGGACCGATCGAAGCTTGGGATAGGCACCATAGGCAATATGCTGCTGGTGGGCTTTTCTGCGGACATTATGAGCGGTCTGCTTACGAACGTCCTGCCCCCCGCAGAAGAGCTGGGAATAATCCCACGGGTGCTGCTGACGGTGCTGGGGGTCCTGATGCAGCTTATTGGCTGCTCCTTCTACGTGACCTGCGACCTGGGCATGGCGCCCTATGACTGCATAAGCTATCTTGTGCCCGAGCGCACGAGGATACCCTTCCGCTGGTGGCGCATCCTGACAGACGTTATCTGCGTGGGAACGGGCTTCGCCTGCGGGGCGGCTATAGGCATCGGCTCGCTGATTATGGCCTTCGGCACCGGGCCCCTGCTGCCCATCTTCAACAGGTATCTGGCCGCGCCTGTGGTGGGCCGGAGCATTGAAAAATAG
- the ymfI gene encoding elongation factor P 5-aminopentanone reductase, giving the protein MRENVLVTGASGGIGRAIALAFGARDCKVVLHYNSNRESVIGTAGLIADRGGSAEVFQADLTVESQVEQIFTEGEKAFGPVTVLVNNAGISWQGLFTDMTLSDWQRVMDVNLTSMFLCCRRALGPMIRRKAGCIINISSMWGQQGAACEAAYSASKAAVIGLTQALAREEGPSGIRVNCIAPGVIDTPMNGRLSPEDMEALRDDTPLMRIGSPEEVAKAAVFLWENSFITGQTLGVNGGFVM; this is encoded by the coding sequence GTGAGGGAGAACGTGCTCGTCACCGGGGCCTCCGGCGGCATAGGGCGGGCCATAGCCCTGGCCTTTGGGGCGAGGGACTGCAAGGTGGTCCTGCACTATAATTCTAACCGGGAGTCCGTCATTGGGACGGCAGGACTTATTGCGGACAGGGGAGGGAGCGCCGAAGTGTTCCAGGCGGATCTGACAGTAGAATCCCAGGTCGAGCAGATCTTTACCGAAGGTGAAAAGGCTTTCGGGCCGGTGACGGTGCTGGTGAATAACGCCGGTATCTCCTGGCAGGGCTTGTTTACCGACATGACCCTTTCGGACTGGCAGAGGGTGATGGACGTGAACCTTACCTCCATGTTCCTCTGCTGCCGCCGGGCCCTGGGGCCCATGATACGCAGGAAGGCCGGGTGCATAATAAATATCAGCTCCATGTGGGGCCAGCAGGGCGCGGCCTGCGAGGCGGCCTACTCAGCCTCGAAAGCCGCCGTCATCGGGCTGACCCAGGCGCTGGCCCGGGAGGAGGGGCCCTCGGGCATAAGGGTAAACTGTATCGCCCCGGGGGTGATAGACACGCCCATGAACGGACGTCTCTCCCCGGAGGATATGGAGGCGTTGAGGGACGACACTCCCCTTATGCGCATAGGCTCCCCGGAGGAGGTGGCAAAGGCGGCGGTGTTCCTCTGGGAAAACAGCTTTATCACCGGGCAGACCCTGGGGGTGAACGGTGGGTTTGTGATGTGA
- a CDS encoding DegV family protein: MANKIILSADSTCDLGEELKARYNVSYYPFHIILDEKDYQDNVDITVKQIFAAYYDRKALPRTAAINIGEYVDYFKGWVKEGYDVIHLNLGGAISSAHKNCVLAAAELAESGAPGKVYPIDSFNLSTAIALQVIDAGDMIAAGLPAAEIAKRLEQNRGNVHASFLLDTLDFMRAGGRCSTVAAVSANLLSLKPCIEVDNTDGSMHVGKKYRGGLRKVLVSYVKDKLAQYPNIKRDHIFITYSSIEPELEDLVRETIRSTMDFKEIHATHASCTIASHCGPNTLGILFETEG, encoded by the coding sequence GTGGCAAATAAAATCATTTTAAGCGCGGACAGCACCTGCGACCTGGGGGAGGAGCTGAAGGCCCGCTATAACGTCAGCTATTATCCCTTCCACATTATCCTGGACGAAAAGGACTATCAGGACAACGTGGATATCACCGTAAAGCAGATATTCGCCGCCTACTACGACCGCAAGGCCCTGCCCAGGACGGCGGCCATAAACATCGGGGAGTACGTGGACTACTTCAAGGGCTGGGTAAAGGAAGGGTACGACGTGATACATCTGAACCTGGGCGGGGCCATCTCCAGCGCCCACAAGAACTGCGTTCTTGCGGCGGCGGAGTTGGCGGAGTCCGGGGCCCCGGGCAAGGTGTACCCTATAGACAGCTTCAACCTGTCCACGGCCATAGCCCTACAGGTGATAGATGCCGGGGACATGATAGCTGCCGGGCTCCCCGCCGCCGAGATAGCAAAAAGGCTGGAGCAGAACCGGGGCAATGTCCACGCAAGCTTCCTTCTGGACACCCTGGACTTTATGCGGGCAGGGGGGCGCTGTTCCACCGTGGCGGCGGTCAGCGCAAATCTTCTCAGCCTTAAGCCCTGCATAGAGGTGGACAATACCGACGGCAGTATGCACGTGGGCAAAAAGTATCGTGGGGGCCTTCGGAAGGTCCTGGTGAGCTACGTTAAGGACAAGCTGGCCCAGTACCCGAACATAAAAAGGGACCATATCTTCATCACATATTCCAGCATAGAGCCAGAGCTGGAGGACCTGGTGCGGGAGACCATACGCTCCACCATGGATTTTAAGGAGATACACGCCACCCATGCCAGCTGCACCATCGCCAGCCACTGTGGGCCCAACACCCTGGGCATACTCTTTGAGACGGAGGGCTGA
- a CDS encoding RsmE family RNA methyltransferase, producing MPRFFVDDIPAGRYILSGEAGRHGAKVLRLRPGEAVTLCDGRGTDFPCTVRENMGDSLLLDVGAGTPSRGEPRTKVTVCQCLPKGDKLETVAQKAVELGAYEIWPVESRYCVAKWDQKSREKKLSRLQRIALEAAMQSGRGVVPKVLEPAGLRRALETAQSAGDILFFYERAARGLRSCLRGIGDRLFLFVGPEGGFSEEEAALAGELGARIASLGPRILRTETAPITALSAVFYEKGDMEP from the coding sequence ATGCCAAGATTCTTTGTTGACGACATACCCGCAGGCCGGTACATACTCTCCGGCGAAGCCGGGCGGCACGGGGCGAAGGTCCTGCGGCTGAGGCCCGGCGAAGCCGTCACCCTCTGCGACGGCAGGGGGACGGACTTCCCCTGCACCGTTCGGGAGAATATGGGGGACAGCCTCCTGCTGGACGTAGGGGCGGGGACTCCCAGCCGGGGCGAGCCCAGGACAAAAGTGACCGTCTGCCAGTGCCTGCCAAAGGGGGACAAGCTGGAGACGGTGGCGCAGAAGGCCGTGGAGCTGGGGGCGTATGAGATATGGCCCGTAGAGAGCCGGTACTGCGTCGCAAAATGGGACCAAAAGTCCCGGGAGAAGAAGCTTTCGCGCCTGCAAAGGATAGCCCTTGAGGCCGCCATGCAGAGCGGCAGGGGCGTTGTCCCGAAGGTCCTGGAGCCGGCCGGCCTGAGAAGGGCCCTTGAGACGGCCCAGAGCGCCGGAGATATACTTTTCTTTTATGAGAGGGCTGCGAGGGGACTTCGCTCCTGCCTGAGAGGCATAGGGGACAGACTGTTCCTGTTCGTCGGCCCGGAGGGAGGCTTCTCAGAGGAGGAGGCGGCCCTGGCCGGGGAACTGGGGGCAAGGATAGCGAGCCTTGGACCCAGGATACTGAGAACGGAGACCGCGCCCATAACGGCGCTTTCCGCCGTATTCTATGAGAAGGGGGACATGGAGCCGTGA
- a CDS encoding AAC(3) family N-acetyltransferase — protein MTEKDQLLHDLKALGVKEGDAVLVHSSMKALGTKLTPEEVIDALQESVGEKGTLLMPALTYENVSGEHRVFDSGSTPPCIGLLPTVFWKQPGVERSLHPTHSVCARGALAHRLTVGHQMDDTAVGPHSPFMQLAVVGGKLLFIGDIIDARALLAVGLMEMRINPYAFVTDISKWI, from the coding sequence ATGACAGAAAAGGATCAGCTTCTCCATGACCTGAAGGCCCTGGGAGTAAAAGAGGGCGACGCTGTGCTGGTGCACTCGTCCATGAAAGCTCTCGGGACAAAGCTCACCCCGGAGGAGGTCATAGACGCGTTGCAGGAATCCGTGGGGGAAAAGGGCACGCTGCTCATGCCCGCCCTGACCTATGAGAACGTAAGCGGGGAACACAGGGTGTTCGACAGCGGCTCCACCCCGCCCTGCATAGGACTTTTGCCCACAGTGTTCTGGAAACAGCCTGGAGTTGAGCGCAGCCTGCACCCCACCCATTCGGTATGCGCCAGGGGCGCTTTAGCTCACCGGCTAACCGTGGGCCACCAGATGGACGACACCGCCGTAGGCCCCCACTCGCCCTTTATGCAGCTGGCTGTAGTAGGGGGGAAGCTGCTGTTTATCGGAGACATAATAGACGCACGTGCCCTGCTGGCCGTGGGGCTCATGGAGATGCGCATAAACCCATACGCCTTTGTGACGGATATCTCAAAGTGGATATGA
- a CDS encoding class I SAM-dependent methyltransferase, whose translation MPTEFQRNFDRQAEGYDLARPEYPPELYSDIFAYCPIDESSRVLEIGLGTGKASGPVLETGCSLTGLEPGGNLGDLAKKRLGGYENLDLRGLTLQDYDCPDNAFDLVYAATAFHWIPEEYGYRRVYDLLRPGGTFARFAYHAGPDRGRRELTGEVYELYRRHMNGGKGEYRPLTRSDSGRLLAVPQKYGFTDARFHLYEFTKDFTAGEYMGLLRTYPDHMSLEPQSREGLFHGIYDAIERHGGVMTVYYTVDLELARKPAGQ comes from the coding sequence ATGCCCACTGAATTTCAGCGAAACTTCGACAGGCAGGCAGAGGGCTATGACCTGGCCCGCCCGGAGTACCCGCCGGAGCTCTACAGTGATATTTTCGCCTACTGTCCTATAGACGAGAGCAGCCGGGTACTGGAGATAGGCCTTGGTACAGGGAAGGCTTCGGGGCCGGTGCTGGAGACGGGGTGCAGCCTTACGGGCCTTGAGCCGGGCGGGAACCTCGGGGACCTTGCCAAAAAGCGGCTGGGGGGATATGAGAACCTGGACCTGCGGGGGCTGACCCTTCAGGACTATGACTGCCCGGATAATGCCTTTGATCTAGTGTACGCCGCCACGGCTTTCCACTGGATACCAGAGGAGTATGGCTATAGGCGGGTATATGACCTGCTGCGCCCGGGCGGCACCTTTGCCCGCTTCGCCTATCATGCCGGGCCCGACAGGGGGCGGCGGGAGCTTACCGGGGAGGTATACGAGCTCTACCGGCGGCACATGAACGGCGGCAAGGGGGAGTACAGGCCGCTGACGCGTTCCGACAGCGGCAGGCTTCTGGCTGTCCCCCAAAAGTACGGATTTACCGATGCAAGGTTTCATCTGTACGAATTCACAAAGGACTTTACCGCCGGAGAGTATATGGGCCTTCTGCGCACCTATCCTGACCATATGTCCCTTGAGCCCCAGAGCCGCGAGGGTCTGTTTCATGGGATATACGACGCTATAGAGCGCCACGGCGGCGTGATGACCGTGTACTATACAGTGGACCTGGAGTTGGCGAGGAAGCCCGCAGGCCAATAA
- the pyrE gene encoding orotate phosphoribosyltransferase has protein sequence MLTEKKKEFLQFMLSAQVLRFGEFVTKSGRNTQYFVNTGMYRTGAQLSRLGEYYAGMVADTVGGEFDAMFGPAYKGIPLAAACACALWTGHHIDKPYFYNRKEVKDHGEGGSTVGYKPKDGDRVIIIEDVITAGTAVRESMSLLRACGEISVPHIFISVDRCEVGQTPGRTAIMEVEEEFGAKVHPIVNVVDVYDYLRENGDPALCKAMEGYMDRYCILP, from the coding sequence ATGCTGACCGAAAAGAAAAAGGAATTTCTCCAGTTCATGCTCTCCGCGCAGGTGCTGCGCTTCGGGGAGTTTGTCACCAAGTCCGGGCGGAACACACAGTATTTTGTCAATACCGGTATGTACCGTACCGGAGCCCAGCTCTCAAGGCTTGGGGAGTATTACGCCGGAATGGTGGCTGATACCGTTGGCGGGGAGTTTGACGCAATGTTCGGGCCCGCCTATAAGGGCATACCCCTGGCGGCGGCCTGTGCCTGTGCCCTTTGGACTGGGCACCATATAGACAAGCCCTACTTTTATAACCGCAAGGAGGTAAAGGACCACGGCGAGGGCGGCAGCACCGTTGGATATAAGCCAAAGGACGGCGACCGTGTGATAATCATCGAGGACGTTATAACTGCCGGGACCGCCGTGCGGGAGAGTATGTCCCTCCTCAGGGCCTGCGGGGAGATAAGCGTACCCCATATATTCATAAGCGTGGACCGCTGCGAGGTGGGCCAGACTCCGGGCAGGACCGCCATTATGGAGGTGGAGGAGGAGTTCGGCGCAAAGGTCCACCCCATCGTCAACGTTGTGGACGTGTACGACTACCTGAGGGAAAACGGCGACCCGGCCCTCTGCAAGGCCATGGAGGGCTATATGGACCGCTACTGCATACTGCCGTAA
- a CDS encoding ribbon-helix-helix protein, CopG family: MPEEIKITKKRPRRGDDGHKIVSVRMKDETIERLDALAEKTNRSRNELINMLLDSALDIVKVEE; encoded by the coding sequence ATGCCGGAGGAGATAAAGATAACAAAAAAGCGGCCGCGCCGGGGCGACGACGGGCATAAAATAGTGTCGGTGCGCATGAAGGACGAGACCATCGAGCGCCTGGACGCTCTGGCCGAAAAGACTAACCGTTCCCGCAACGAGCTTATCAATATGCTGCTGGACTCTGCGCTGGATATCGTAAAGGTTGAGGAATAA